One stretch of Amycolatopsis tolypomycina DNA includes these proteins:
- a CDS encoding WS/DGAT/MGAT family O-acyltransferase, with the protein MQRLSGLDASFLYLETSSQVLHVCGLLVLDGETVPGGYTFAKLHEQLDERVRMIPAFRRKLHNPLWNLSHPVWVEDEEFDLDHHVHRIGVPAPGDRAELAELCAHIAGQQLDRARPLWQLYVIEGLADGQLAVLLKMHHASVDGVSGASLITYLAGLEPDGPMPEVTGRRNAGLPAPLDLLRSGVENVVKRPAEVARLLPGLLGLVPRWLGRAVRGKGMPVPFTAPRTSLNGTITGHRSVAFAQLDLDEIKEVKNAFGVTVNDVVLALVAGALREFLAERGELPEDPLVATVPVSVHDRTEREHGSNKVSAFFASLPTHLADPAARVFFLAEANRRAKDHHHDIDADMLQDWAQFSAATAFGLAVRAYSALRLAEKHPVVHNLVVSNVPGPPMPLYFLGARITGFYPLGPVFHGAGLNVTVLSNAGKVHVGLLGARELVKDLWPLADALPDALAELLKAAG; encoded by the coding sequence ATGCAAAGACTGAGCGGCCTCGACGCGAGCTTCCTCTACCTCGAGACGTCGTCGCAGGTCCTGCACGTCTGCGGGCTGCTCGTCCTGGACGGCGAGACCGTCCCCGGCGGCTACACCTTCGCGAAGCTCCACGAGCAGCTCGACGAGCGGGTCCGGATGATCCCGGCGTTCCGCCGCAAACTGCACAACCCGCTCTGGAACCTCAGCCACCCCGTGTGGGTCGAGGACGAGGAGTTCGACCTCGACCACCACGTGCACCGCATCGGCGTGCCCGCGCCCGGCGACCGCGCCGAGCTGGCCGAGCTGTGCGCGCACATCGCCGGGCAGCAGCTCGACCGGGCGCGCCCGCTGTGGCAGCTGTACGTCATCGAGGGCCTCGCCGACGGCCAGCTCGCCGTGCTGCTCAAGATGCACCACGCGAGCGTCGACGGCGTCAGCGGCGCCAGCCTGATCACCTACCTGGCCGGCCTCGAGCCGGACGGGCCGATGCCCGAGGTCACCGGCCGGCGGAACGCTGGGCTGCCCGCGCCGCTGGACCTGCTCCGCTCCGGGGTCGAGAACGTCGTGAAACGGCCCGCCGAGGTCGCGCGGCTGCTGCCGGGCCTGCTGGGGCTGGTGCCGCGCTGGCTCGGCCGGGCGGTGCGCGGCAAGGGCATGCCGGTCCCGTTCACCGCGCCGCGGACGTCGCTGAACGGCACGATCACCGGGCACCGCAGCGTCGCCTTCGCCCAGCTCGACCTCGACGAGATCAAGGAAGTCAAGAACGCCTTCGGCGTCACCGTGAACGACGTCGTGCTGGCGCTCGTCGCCGGCGCTTTGCGGGAGTTCCTCGCCGAGCGCGGTGAGCTGCCCGAAGACCCGCTGGTGGCGACCGTCCCGGTTTCGGTGCACGACCGCACCGAACGCGAGCACGGCAGCAACAAGGTCTCGGCCTTCTTCGCCTCCCTGCCGACGCACCTGGCCGACCCGGCCGCGCGCGTGTTCTTCCTCGCCGAGGCCAACCGGCGCGCGAAGGACCATCACCACGACATCGACGCCGACATGCTGCAGGACTGGGCGCAGTTCTCGGCCGCGACGGCGTTCGGGCTCGCCGTGCGCGCCTATTCGGCGCTGCGCCTGGCCGAGAAGCACCCGGTGGTGCACAACCTGGTCGTCTCCAACGTGCCCGGCCCGCCGATGCCGCTGTACTTCCTGGGCGCGCGGATCACCGGCTTCTACCCGCTCGGCCCGGTCTTCCACGGCGCCGGGCTGAACGTCACCGTGCTGTCCAACGCGGGGAAGGTGCACGTCGGCCTGCTCGGTGCGCGGGAGCTGGTCAAGGACCTGTGGCCGCTCGCCGACGCGCTCCCGGACGCCCTCGCCGAGCTGCTCAAAGCCGCGGGCTGA
- a CDS encoding nitroreductase family deazaflavin-dependent oxidoreductase, producing the protein MGRFSLPDAKPDGLDSPVTAKAMKYMAKAQVAVFKLTGGRVGSKWRVGAGFRKPVPTLLLEHRGRRSGRLFTTPLLYLRAGDDVVIVGSQGGLPRHPQWYRNLLAHPETRIHLKGRRGVRVTARVAGAAERAELWPRLVELYADFAKYQAWTEREIPVVVLSPRL; encoded by the coding sequence ATGGGACGCTTCAGCCTGCCCGACGCCAAGCCCGACGGCCTCGACTCGCCCGTGACGGCGAAGGCCATGAAGTACATGGCGAAGGCGCAGGTGGCCGTGTTCAAGCTGACCGGCGGCCGCGTCGGCAGCAAGTGGCGGGTGGGCGCCGGGTTCCGCAAGCCGGTGCCGACGCTGCTGCTGGAGCACCGCGGCCGCAGGTCCGGGCGGCTGTTCACCACCCCGCTGCTGTACTTGCGCGCCGGCGACGACGTGGTCATCGTCGGCTCGCAGGGCGGGCTGCCGCGGCACCCGCAGTGGTACCGCAACCTGCTGGCGCACCCCGAGACACGCATCCACCTCAAGGGCCGCCGGGGTGTCCGGGTCACCGCCCGGGTCGCCGGTGCCGCGGAACGCGCGGAGCTGTGGCCGCGGCTCGTCGAGCTGTACGCGGACTTCGCGAAGTACCAGGCGTGGACCGAGCGGGAGATCCCGGTCGTGGTGCTCAGCCCGCGGCTTTGA
- a CDS encoding alpha/beta fold hydrolase: MAGRRRRRITVPPTAGVPDPVPLDLPGRGRTVVTDIGPRDAPALFLLHSVACTGLLTWYPALARLARHHRVVVFDQRWHGRGIRSPEFRLADCADDVTAVADALGIGRFAIAGYSMGGLVAQLAARAEPERVTGLVLCSTAGHFGRGLRQRVALEVFGRTLRRLRERVPPPAVPAPIGPAALPRERLADRRWGLREFRSTTPWEIAVAVDEIGRFDSRPWLHTLRLPAAVVVTARDRFIAPAHQRSLAHRIPGAATYEVAAGHAACVLAADRWVPALLAAVGSLRGRKP; the protein is encoded by the coding sequence ATGGCAGGGAGGCGGCGGCGGCGGATCACCGTGCCACCGACCGCCGGCGTGCCCGACCCGGTGCCGCTCGACCTGCCGGGGCGCGGCCGGACCGTCGTCACCGACATCGGCCCGCGGGACGCGCCCGCGCTCTTCCTGCTGCACTCGGTGGCCTGCACGGGCCTGCTGACCTGGTATCCGGCCCTCGCCCGACTGGCGCGGCACCACCGCGTCGTGGTGTTCGACCAGCGCTGGCACGGCCGCGGCATCCGCTCGCCGGAGTTCCGGCTGGCCGACTGCGCGGACGACGTCACCGCGGTCGCGGACGCGCTCGGCATCGGCCGGTTCGCGATCGCCGGGTACTCGATGGGCGGGCTGGTCGCACAGCTCGCGGCCCGCGCGGAACCAGAACGTGTTACCGGGCTGGTGCTGTGCTCGACCGCGGGCCACTTCGGCCGGGGGCTGCGCCAGCGCGTCGCCCTCGAGGTGTTCGGGCGGACGCTGCGGCGGCTGCGCGAGCGCGTGCCCCCGCCGGCTGTGCCCGCACCGATTGGGCCCGCCGCGCTCCCCCGCGAACGGCTCGCCGACCGCCGGTGGGGGCTGCGGGAGTTCCGGTCGACCACGCCGTGGGAGATCGCGGTCGCCGTCGACGAGATCGGCCGGTTCGACTCGAGGCCGTGGCTGCACACGCTGCGGCTGCCGGCCGCGGTCGTGGTGACCGCGCGGGACCGGTTCATCGCCCCCGCGCACCAGCGGTCGCTGGCCCACCGGATCCCCGGCGCGGCCACCTACGAGGTCGCGGCCGGGCACGCCGCGTGCGTGCTGGCCGCCGACCGCTGGGTGCCCGCCCTGCTCGCCGCGGTCGGCTCCCTCCGAGGAAGGAAACCATGA
- a CDS encoding acyl-CoA dehydrogenase family protein, whose translation MDFALDETQTEIAALAAKVLGSPDDPWRALASSGLLALALPPELEGDGLGVAEVAQVLTEVGRAAAPVPAYAALALGVLPIESLGTPAQRAELLPPVAAGDALLTAALHEPSAPLTAEPAATARPRDGKWLVNGVKTAVPYAAGATRILTPVTTAHGSAVYLVDPRADGVTLVPTPTSAGTPEFTVRFDDVAVEETDLLFDRGAVAALHRFALAGALAVGDGLLAGALALTVKHVGERTQFGRPLSAFQAVAGQIADVYVAARTVHLAVTSAVWRLASGLDADAELDVAAYWFAAQAPAALATCHHLHGGVGVDETYPLHRYSSAVKDLGRALGGAAHRLGRLGERVAG comes from the coding sequence GTGGACTTCGCCCTTGACGAAACGCAGACCGAGATCGCCGCACTCGCCGCGAAGGTGCTCGGGTCGCCGGACGACCCCTGGCGCGCCCTGGCGTCCTCGGGCCTGCTCGCCCTGGCCCTGCCGCCGGAGCTGGAAGGCGACGGCCTGGGCGTCGCGGAGGTCGCCCAGGTGCTGACCGAGGTCGGCCGGGCCGCCGCGCCGGTACCCGCGTACGCGGCGCTCGCCCTCGGCGTCCTGCCGATCGAGTCGCTCGGCACGCCCGCCCAGCGCGCGGAGCTCCTGCCGCCGGTCGCGGCCGGGGACGCGCTGCTCACCGCGGCCCTGCACGAGCCGTCGGCGCCGCTGACCGCCGAGCCCGCCGCGACCGCCCGGCCCCGAGACGGGAAATGGCTGGTCAACGGCGTGAAGACCGCCGTCCCGTACGCCGCGGGAGCCACCCGGATCCTCACCCCGGTCACCACCGCGCACGGCAGCGCCGTGTACCTCGTCGACCCGCGCGCCGACGGCGTCACGCTCGTCCCGACGCCCACCTCGGCCGGGACGCCGGAGTTCACCGTCCGGTTCGACGACGTCGCGGTCGAGGAAACCGACCTCCTCTTCGACCGCGGGGCGGTCGCGGCCCTGCACCGGTTCGCGCTGGCCGGCGCCCTCGCCGTCGGCGACGGCCTGCTGGCCGGCGCGCTCGCGCTGACCGTGAAGCACGTCGGCGAGCGCACCCAGTTCGGCCGCCCCCTCTCCGCCTTCCAGGCCGTGGCGGGCCAGATCGCCGACGTCTACGTGGCCGCGAGGACCGTGCACCTCGCTGTGACGTCGGCGGTGTGGCGGCTGGCTTCGGGACTCGACGCGGACGCCGAACTGGACGTCGCCGCCTACTGGTTCGCCGCTCAGGCCCCGGCCGCGCTGGCGACCTGCCACCACCTGCACGGCGGGGTCGGCGTCGACGAAACCTATCCGCTGCACCGGTATTCGTCGGCGGTCAAGGATCTCGGCCGGGCGCTCGGCGGGGCCGCGCACCGGCTCGGCAGGCTCGGCGAACGAGTGGCGGGGTGA
- a CDS encoding acyl-CoA dehydrogenase family protein, producing MHVELTSAQRQLRAELRDYFAGLISPEERRAMRRERHGPVFREIVRRMGRDGRLGVGWPVEYGGQGFGGIEQHLFVDEAARADVQLPSVTLQTVGPTLQEFGTDEQKSFFLPKILAGEIHFAIGYSEPEAGTDLAALRTTAVRDGDEYVVNGQKIFTTGGHDADYIWLAVRTAPDAPKHKGISILIVDTSDPGYSWTPIITCDGAHHVNATYYSDVRVPVNRLVGRENAGWRLITTQLNHERVMLGPAGRIGGLYDRVRAWASAHGLLDLADVRAVLADALAVTRVNELLNWQVAVSSASAPVGVADASATKVFSSEAIQRIGRNLEEIVGRHGDLADPDTAELAEWLDVTAKRNIVLTFGGGVSEIQRELIASIGLGLPRVPR from the coding sequence ATGCACGTCGAACTGACTTCCGCGCAACGGCAGCTGCGGGCCGAGCTGCGCGACTACTTCGCCGGCCTGATCAGCCCCGAGGAACGCCGGGCGATGCGGCGCGAGCGGCACGGGCCGGTGTTCCGCGAGATCGTCCGCCGGATGGGCCGCGACGGCAGGCTCGGCGTCGGCTGGCCGGTCGAGTACGGCGGCCAGGGCTTCGGTGGGATCGAACAGCACCTGTTCGTCGACGAGGCCGCGCGCGCCGACGTCCAGCTGCCGTCGGTCACCCTGCAGACGGTCGGGCCGACGCTGCAGGAGTTCGGCACGGACGAACAGAAGTCCTTCTTCCTGCCGAAGATCCTGGCCGGGGAGATCCACTTCGCGATCGGCTACAGCGAACCGGAGGCCGGCACCGACCTCGCCGCCCTGCGGACGACGGCCGTGCGTGACGGCGACGAATACGTCGTCAACGGCCAGAAGATCTTCACCACCGGCGGCCACGACGCCGACTACATCTGGCTCGCCGTGCGGACCGCGCCGGACGCACCGAAGCACAAGGGCATCTCGATTCTCATCGTCGACACGAGCGACCCCGGCTACTCCTGGACGCCGATCATCACCTGCGACGGCGCCCACCACGTCAACGCGACCTACTACTCGGACGTCCGCGTGCCGGTGAACCGCCTGGTGGGCCGGGAAAACGCGGGCTGGCGGCTGATCACGACGCAGCTCAACCACGAACGCGTCATGCTCGGGCCGGCCGGGCGGATCGGCGGCCTGTACGACCGCGTGCGCGCCTGGGCGAGCGCGCACGGCCTGCTGGACCTCGCCGACGTGCGGGCCGTGCTCGCCGACGCGCTGGCCGTGACCCGGGTGAACGAGCTGCTGAACTGGCAGGTCGCGGTGTCTTCGGCGAGCGCGCCGGTGGGCGTCGCGGACGCGTCGGCGACCAAGGTGTTCAGCTCGGAGGCCATCCAGCGGATCGGCCGGAACCTGGAAGAGATCGTCGGGCGCCACGGCGACCTGGCCGATCCGGACACCGCCGAGCTCGCCGAATGGCTCGACGTCACCGCGAAACGCAACATCGTGCTGACCTTCGGCGGGGGCGTCAGCGAAATCCAACGGGAGCTGATCGCCTCGATCGGCCTGGGCCTGCCGAGGGTGCCACGATGA
- a CDS encoding bifunctional MaoC family dehydratase N-terminal/OB-fold nucleic acid binding domain-containing protein yields the protein MTIEEAAAEIAARGECAPRLARDPVNQAMVNNWVEAIGDRNPVYTDPEFAAASVHKGLVAPPAMAQVWTMGGLNVPRGSDDPLGLMMELLDEAGFTSVVATNSEQTYHRYLRPGEQVEARTRLEDVVGPKKTALGEGWFVTTRMTWYVGDEAVAEMMFRVLKFRPPAPKPPPAPVLRPVISRDTEFFWAGLREGELRIQRWGETLRHPPGPMPPDGSLDTKPDYVVSGGRGTVYSYVVHHHPAVPGKQLPFVVALVELEEGVRVMAELLDAAPDEVHIGLPVVAAFVKVDEDLTLPAWKVAR from the coding sequence ATGACCATCGAAGAAGCCGCCGCGGAGATCGCCGCGCGCGGGGAATGCGCGCCGCGCCTGGCCCGCGACCCCGTCAACCAGGCCATGGTGAACAACTGGGTCGAGGCGATCGGGGACCGCAACCCGGTCTACACCGACCCGGAGTTCGCCGCCGCGAGCGTCCACAAGGGACTGGTCGCGCCGCCCGCGATGGCGCAGGTGTGGACGATGGGCGGCCTGAACGTCCCCCGCGGCTCCGACGACCCGCTGGGCCTGATGATGGAGCTCCTGGACGAAGCCGGGTTCACCTCCGTCGTCGCGACGAACTCCGAGCAGACCTACCACCGCTACCTGCGGCCCGGCGAGCAGGTCGAGGCGCGAACGCGGCTGGAGGACGTCGTCGGCCCGAAGAAGACCGCGCTCGGCGAGGGCTGGTTCGTCACCACGCGGATGACCTGGTACGTCGGGGACGAGGCCGTCGCCGAGATGATGTTCCGGGTGCTCAAGTTCCGCCCGCCCGCGCCGAAACCGCCGCCGGCGCCGGTGCTGCGGCCGGTGATCAGCCGGGACACCGAGTTCTTCTGGGCCGGCCTGCGCGAGGGTGAGCTGCGGATCCAGCGCTGGGGCGAGACGCTGCGGCACCCGCCGGGGCCGATGCCGCCCGACGGCTCGCTCGACACCAAGCCCGACTACGTCGTCTCCGGCGGCCGGGGGACCGTGTACTCGTACGTCGTGCACCACCACCCGGCGGTGCCGGGCAAGCAGCTGCCGTTCGTGGTGGCCCTGGTCGAACTGGAGGAAGGCGTCCGGGTGATGGCCGAGCTGCTGGACGCGGCCCCGGACGAGGTCCACATCGGACTGCCGGTGGTCGCCGCGTTCGTCAAGGTCGACGAGGACCTGACCCTGCCCGCGTGGAAGGTGGCCCGATGA
- a CDS encoding MaoC family dehydratase produces MTVTEGTELPPLTIEATPTFVVSTALATRDFQDVHHDRDSAVARGSKDIFLNILTDTGLVQRFVSEWAGPEALIRSIKIRLGVPCYAYDTLTFTGRVVSASGRDVVVSVSGVDSLGEHVAGTVEVTLP; encoded by the coding sequence ATGACCGTCACCGAAGGGACCGAGCTGCCGCCGCTGACGATCGAGGCGACGCCGACGTTCGTCGTCAGCACCGCGCTGGCGACCCGCGACTTCCAGGACGTCCACCACGACCGCGACTCGGCCGTGGCGCGCGGCTCGAAGGACATCTTCTTGAACATCCTCACCGACACGGGCCTCGTGCAGCGGTTCGTCTCGGAGTGGGCCGGGCCCGAGGCGCTGATCCGGTCGATCAAGATCCGGCTCGGCGTGCCCTGCTACGCCTACGACACGCTGACGTTCACCGGCCGGGTGGTGTCGGCTTCCGGGCGGGACGTCGTCGTGTCGGTGTCCGGTGTGGACAGTCTCGGTGAGCACGTCGCCGGGACGGTGGAGGTGACCCTGCCGTGA
- a CDS encoding lipid-transfer protein, which translates to MTLSGKAAIAGIGATEFSKDSGRSELRLAAECISHALADAGLTPSDVDGLVSFTMDGNAEIAVARELGIPELKFFSRIHYGGGAAAATVQQAAMAVATGVADVVVAYRAFNERSGHRFGQVSSAAAGQVNSSGVDNAFHYPMGIATPAATVAMVARRYLHDYGATSEDFGRVAVIDRKHAATNPNAWFHERPITLEEHQASRWVAEPLHLLDCCQESDGGVALVVTSVERARDLARPPAVIAAAAQGSGPDQYVMTSYYRDDLAALPEMGVVGRQLWGQSGLGPSDVDVAVLYDHFTPYVLMQLEELGFCGRGEAKDFIADGALELDGVLPLNPHGGQLGEAYIHGMNGIAEGVRQIRGAAANQVTGASRVLVTAGTGVPTSGLILTGD; encoded by the coding sequence GTGACGCTCTCGGGCAAGGCGGCGATCGCCGGGATCGGCGCGACGGAGTTCTCGAAGGACTCCGGGCGCAGCGAACTGCGGCTCGCGGCCGAATGCATCTCCCACGCACTGGCCGATGCCGGGCTGACGCCGTCCGATGTGGACGGACTGGTGTCGTTCACCATGGACGGCAACGCCGAGATCGCCGTGGCCCGCGAACTCGGGATCCCCGAGCTGAAGTTCTTCAGCCGCATCCACTACGGCGGCGGCGCGGCCGCGGCGACCGTGCAGCAGGCCGCGATGGCGGTGGCGACCGGCGTCGCGGACGTCGTCGTCGCCTACCGGGCGTTCAACGAGCGGTCCGGACACCGCTTCGGCCAGGTGTCGTCGGCGGCGGCAGGCCAGGTCAACTCCTCGGGCGTGGACAACGCGTTCCACTACCCGATGGGCATCGCGACCCCGGCGGCGACGGTGGCCATGGTCGCGCGGCGGTACCTCCACGACTACGGCGCGACGAGCGAGGACTTCGGCCGCGTCGCCGTGATCGACCGCAAGCACGCGGCGACCAACCCGAACGCGTGGTTCCACGAGCGGCCCATCACCCTCGAGGAGCACCAGGCGTCGCGCTGGGTGGCCGAGCCGCTGCACCTGCTCGACTGCTGCCAGGAGAGCGACGGTGGCGTCGCGCTGGTCGTGACGAGTGTCGAGCGGGCGCGCGACCTGGCGCGGCCGCCGGCGGTGATCGCGGCGGCGGCGCAGGGGAGCGGGCCGGACCAGTACGTGATGACCAGCTACTACCGCGACGACCTGGCCGCGCTGCCGGAGATGGGCGTCGTGGGCAGGCAGCTGTGGGGCCAGTCGGGACTGGGACCGTCCGATGTGGACGTCGCGGTGCTGTACGACCACTTCACGCCGTACGTGCTGATGCAGCTGGAGGAGCTGGGCTTCTGCGGCCGCGGCGAGGCGAAGGACTTCATCGCCGACGGCGCCCTGGAGCTCGACGGCGTGTTGCCGCTCAACCCGCACGGCGGCCAGCTCGGCGAGGCGTACATCCACGGGATGAACGGCATCGCGGAGGGTGTCCGGCAGATCCGCGGCGCCGCGGCCAACCAGGTGACGGGCGCGTCCCGGGTGCTGGTCACGGCGGGGACGGGTGTGCCCACCAGCGGACTCATCCTGACGGGTGACTGA
- a CDS encoding DUF5134 domain-containing protein, with protein sequence MVVDWALTAVFAALVLPCVLRLVRLDYARLGHGVRHGDLAELLLVVAMVAMVSPVGGPIPAAGWQAVLVLATAWFALAWWRGRSCAHHALSAAAMLYMVTAMPHGGVDHGPWLTMSAMDARLALPAVAVLAAAYFVADAAWSGVAVVRGSAAMGAGAAFGSGAGSGQASRAVCRAAMGAGMGYMLLASAL encoded by the coding sequence ATGGTGGTCGACTGGGCGCTCACGGCGGTGTTCGCGGCGCTGGTGCTGCCGTGCGTGCTGCGCCTGGTCCGCCTCGACTACGCCCGGCTGGGCCACGGGGTACGCCACGGCGACCTCGCGGAGCTGCTGCTGGTGGTGGCGATGGTGGCAATGGTCTCCCCGGTGGGCGGCCCGATCCCGGCGGCGGGCTGGCAGGCGGTGCTGGTTTTGGCAACGGCTTGGTTCGCACTGGCCTGGTGGCGCGGCCGGTCGTGCGCCCACCACGCGTTGTCAGCGGCGGCGATGCTGTACATGGTGACGGCGATGCCCCACGGCGGAGTGGACCACGGACCATGGCTGACGATGTCGGCCATGGACGCCCGGCTGGCACTACCGGCGGTGGCGGTGCTGGCGGCGGCCTACTTCGTGGCGGACGCGGCCTGGTCGGGAGTGGCAGTGGTCCGCGGCTCGGCGGCCATGGGCGCCGGCGCCGCGTTTGGCTCCGGCGCGGGCTCCGGCCAGGCCTCGCGCGCGGTGTGCCGGGCGGCGATGGGGGCCGGGATGGGGTACATGTTGCTGGCCTCGGCATTGTGA